Proteins encoded in a region of the Diabrotica virgifera virgifera chromosome 4, PGI_DIABVI_V3a genome:
- the LOC126883801 gene encoding DNA ligase 1-like yields MNRSTVAKQSTLVEEEMKEYSENEEEQIGEKQSQEEEVDNIKEGWQSIEESVLATIFLDEYQDGEIINNKKRKAESMERINDLKRERLEESIRFPNESKQEKINRKLEELNTKLEEMFNKLSEQLKEKVEMDTDVKKLIGIIKSTNNKKEEDSTNEKTPNELKYDHCKLKVEQERQKQEQEKIKRALNMGRGKKTFMSICDTKWEEKLYEKTKWEQAGLLETVEKKNCLVFTKKDAKDKGVENTIKDVGEDLAEMLEEIEEGEINYLENIRRKANKKTTWYTFVARLEKEQGGDAYDMAVKAIKEIRKETNEIPEVMRVVVANDLNKETIRKALEYVGHGETISWEILVRGKEFGVERKVEQEKALLIKMDKGKKYNEVLSEMKNKIDIGKMGIQVDRLKRTNGGIS; encoded by the coding sequence ATGAATAGGTCAACTGTTGCAAAGCAGTCGACATTAGTAGAGGAGGAAATGAAAGAATATAGTGAAAACGAGGAAGAACAGATAGGGGAGAAACAATCACAGGAAGAAGAAGTAGACAACATTAAAGAAGGATGGCAGAGTATCGAAGAAAGTGTGCTGGCGACAATCTTCCTGGATGAATATCAGGATGGGGAGATCATAAACAACAAAAAAAGGAAAGCTGAAAGCATGGAGAGGATAAATGACCTCAAGAGGGAAAGGCTGGAGGAGAGCATACGGTTTCCAAATGAATccaaacaagaaaaaataaataggAAATTGGAGGAATTAAATACAAAACTCGAAGAAATGTTCAATAAATTAAGCGAGCAGCTTAAAGAAAAGGTGGAGATGGACACCGATGTAAAAAAATTGATAGGGATTATAAAATCCACCAACAATAAAAAGGAGGAGGATAGTACAAACGAAAAAACACCAAACGAATTAAAATATGACCACTGTAAATTAAAAGTGGAGCAAGAGAGGCAGAAACAAGAACAAGAAAAAATCAAAAGGGCCTTAAATATGGGGAGAGGGAAAAAAACTTTTATGAGCATATGCGACACTAAATGGgaagagaaactatatgaaaagACAAAGTGGGAACAAGCGGGTCTACTGGAAACAGTAGAAAAAAAGAACTGtttagtttttacaaaaaaggacgCGAAAGATAAAGGCGTAGAAAACACAATTAAAGACGTAGGGGAGGACCTAGCGGAGATGCTAGAAGAAATAGAAGAGGGAGAAATAAATTACCTGGAAAACATCAGaagaaaagcaaataaaaaaacaacatggTATACTTTCGTTGCCAGATTAGAAAAAGAACAGGGGGGAGACGCATACGATATGGCAGTAAAGGCGATAAAGGAAATAAGGAAGGAAACAAACGAAATCCCAGAGGTCATGAGGGTCGTAGTCGCAAACGACCTGAATAAAGAGACTATAAGGAAAGCCCTCGAATATGTAGGACATGGAGAAACTATATCCTGGGAGATTTTAGTAAGAGGCAAGGAATTCGGTGTAGAGAGAAAAGTGGAACAAGAGAAAGCTCTCCTTATAAAAATGGACAAAGGAAAAAAATACAACGAGGTATTAAGTGAGATGAAGAATAAGATAGACATAGGAAAGATGGGGATCCAAGTAGACAGGTTAAAAAGAACAAATGGGGGGATCTCCTAG